TAGATTATTTCTattgacaaatgaaaaactttatttttgtttttgcattaCTATCATTTTGCTTCACTAAAActgccaaaaataaaaacatgttaGACCATAAAACCGACCTTAAAACCTATGACAAGACAGGTACAGGTCCCAGGGTAgacaatataatttttatgttttaaaaaatgaggaacctattTTAATGGATAGATTCCAGATTTCAAGTGGAATTGGgactgctcacccctaattaaATCTTCTCATTCTGGGCATTTTTTCAGTCCTATGTGACCCAAGAAAATCTTTTCTTGGGTACTCCCACTGTCAAAGAGACAATAGCCTTCACAGCTCATCTGAGGCTTTCTTCCAAAATGACGAAAGCTGAGATCGACGAGGTGGTAGAAGCAAACATAAAGGAGATGGGACTTGGAGACTGCGCAGAGAACAAGATTGGTAACTGGCACTTGAGGGGCATAAGcaatggagaaaagaaaagactcaGCATCAGTCTTGAAATGGTGACAGACCCACTGATCTTGCTCCTTGATGAGCCTACCACAGGCTTAGACAGTGCCTCGGCTTTTTTCGTGGCAAGAGCTCTAAGAAATATTGCAGATGAAGAAAGAATAGTTATTTGCTCAATCCACCAGCCCAGTAGTGaagttttcaatctttttgatgatttactcCTTTCGAGTGGAGAAACTGTGTTTCTAGGAGAAGCCAAAATGGCCATTGAGGTAATAAAAAGTCAACACTTCATTCTTACTCAGACATTTCGGCTGTGCAGAAGCAAGATAATGTAATTCTAAGTCCTGGTGCAGTTCTTTGCAGATGCTGGATTTGCTTGTCCGAGGAGGAGAAATCTAGCTGATCACTTTCTGCGGTGCATTAGCTTGGACTTCAATTCTGTAACTGCTACTATTGCTTTCTCATAGAAATTATGTTGAGTTTTAAATCTAGCACTTCTATACTCTGCGTCAGTTCTTGTGATATGTAAAGTGACTTTTGAATATAATTATCAGGGCTTGCTATTTTATCTTGCAGCAAACTCCGGCATCATCTGGTTtttcaatgaacatgaaaaCAGCAGAGATTAAAGCCGCACTCATCCAAAGTTATAAATCCTCAAAGTATTCATGCAAAGTTaggaaaaaaatgcaagaaattgCAGCTACTGTAAGCACTCCAACTCAGTTTCCTCTTCAGGACAAACAAGCTTCGCCATGATAGGTGTGAAGTTGCATGTTGAAGCCTAAGACGCTGTAAATAACACAAATCTAACTAAAGAACTCTTAGTCGATGGCCTACTCCGACTCATAGTCACAGAGGAATGTGAGTATTGCACAATCAGTTGGAGAGATTAAAGCTAAATCAACTAAGTCTTTTCAAGGGATGCTTAAGATTATTCATAAGGGATCGatctcatcatcaaaacaaGAATATAcattaattacataaaaaaggagaaatctCGGCGGCGTATGACATCCTTTTCTTGTCTATCTCAGGTATTTTATGTCGAGAGACTCAATGGGCATTATGGCGAGACCCTGTTTGTGCTTGCGAATTTCCTTTCTTCACTCCCTTTCTCGGTGGCGAATTCTCTGCTTTCAGGAACAATGATATTCTACATGGTGAAGCTTCATCCAGGATTCTCTCACTATGGTTATTTTTGCATTAACTTCTTTTGCTGCACCACCATTATTGAGAGCTGCATGATGGTTGTGAACTTATGTGTCCCCAACGCCTCAATGGCTGTAGTAACTGGAGTTAGTGTCAACGTAAgcaaattttctctcttaaaCTTCCCTTCCTGTAATCCTTATAAATTACGTTGTCGTTCATAGCTAATTTTTGTGGATTCAGGTTCTAATGATGATGGCATCACAGATCTTTAGACTTCTTGCTGATCTTCCCAAGTTCTTTTGGCGTTACCCTATGTCCTACATCAGTTTTGCCAAGTGGGCAGTTGACGTAGTTAGTATTCAGTGATTCGCTATTTTTCGAAATCAAGCTTAAAAATTTATCAGCATATTTATGCATAGAACCATGACATAGAAGATATTTATCTTCAGTTTCAATAATATCGTCTGACTAGGAAAACTCCACCAGGAGCATGCGCTACTTCTTGCATTGCATATTTGAACTCATTGAAGTAAAAATTCTCATCTTCCGCCTGAGGTAcatttatgagaaggaaatctCAAAACAACATAAATTAAGTAAGATGCCTTCTATTTTGATGTGAAGAAATGGGTTGAATGGTCGACAGTTCCGCCActcccttcttccttttcggATTGTTGACCCGCTCTTCCATATGCTAGAGGTTATGTCAACCAATGTAATAATGTAATACTATGAAGATTCTATTATCAGTATCTTTCATAGATTGATCAGAACACCACAAGGCTTCACCACATGTTTCACTCCGTCTCTTTACTCAAACTAGCGCTTCAGATAAACAGGGCTTCTCAGGAACAGTTCTGCGACTAGCCATGGCAGTCAACAATACAAGCATATGATTTGGATCAGTGACTTTGAGTTCTCCCATATATCTCATGGATTACAAGTCACTCATACAAATCATTCACACGCCTTGCAGGGTCAATACAAGAATGTCATGACCGGTCTTGAGTTTGATTCAGCAGAGCCAGGAGAACCAAAACTGAAAGGCGAGATGATCCTCAAAACGACTTTCGGCATATCACTGGATCATTCCAAGTGGTGGGATGTAGCTGTGCTTCTGTTTCAACTGTTTGTTTACAAAGTACTACTCTTGTTAGTGCTTAGGTACAAGAAGAGAATAGCGCCCCAGTTACGGTTGTCGTCACAAGTGTTACTCAAGGAGGTGTCTTGACAGATGATTTCGGTGCCAAATAGCAGCTAGCATCCCTTATGTTTCCAGAACATACTTTATCGGCAACTGATGCACCATGATTATGTAAATGATGCATATGTCTCTAGTTGTCGCAAGTTCTAAATGCAATTCACCTTTTTCACTTCAATGTTATGACTAATTTGATATTGGTATATGTAACGTGACAAAATTTAGACCTAATGCTCGGCCTGAGGTCCACCCCTTCCTCTTTGTAATTAATGTA
The sequence above is drawn from the Eucalyptus grandis isolate ANBG69807.140 chromosome 11, ASM1654582v1, whole genome shotgun sequence genome and encodes:
- the LOC104427580 gene encoding LOW QUALITY PROTEIN: ABC transporter G family member 15-like (The sequence of the model RefSeq protein was modified relative to this genomic sequence to represent the inferred CDS: substituted 2 bases at 2 genomic stop codons); its protein translation is MVRTGDWRAAGSRVAAVVVSSGVEASSRVQRRGGVSCCRGGVALAEARGEKKMREHGFQSYVTQENLFLGTPTVKETIAFTAHLRLSSKMTKAEIDEVVEANIKEMGLGDCAENKIGNWHLRGISNGEKKRLSISLEMVTDPLILLLDEPTTGLDSASAFFVARALRNIADEERIVICSIHQPSSEVFNLFDDLLLSSGETVFLGEAKMAIEFFADAGFACPRRRNLADHFLRCISLDFNSVTATIAFSXKLCXQTPASSGFSMNMKTAEIKAALIQSYKSSKYSCKVRKKMQEIAATEKSRRRMTSFSCLSQVFYVERLNGHYGETLFVLANFLSSLPFSVANSLLSGTMIFYMVKLHPGFSHYGYFCINFFCCTTIIESCMMVVNLCVPNASMAVVTGVSVNVLMMMASQIFRLLADLPKFFWRYPMSYISFAKWAVDGQYKNVMTGLEFDSAEPGEPKLKGEMILKTTFGISLDHSKWWDVAVLLFQLFVYKVLLLLVLRYKKRIAPQLRLSSQVLLKEVS